One Ictalurus furcatus strain D&B chromosome 21, Billie_1.0, whole genome shotgun sequence genomic region harbors:
- the shisa4 gene encoding protein shisa-4 isoform X2 → MVVRFPAHMSPHAEMSLANANEDCQWYVDKNGTWHNGFNCPLITFCCGNCHHRYCCLDRMKMITESGQKRCMLFHLSPSTIAGIASSILLFVAAIATMVCCFMCSCCYLYQRHRQHGRTSYDSQQIPMASYPMGPMYDAYGKPIGNFEYSGYAVAPQYPGMPQQCPSFHQMPYPPCLPANPGPSHGGKRQKVKTEYEYFIWNEQIMCSKQIQINIQIGGTL, encoded by the exons atggtggttcgattcccagcccacatgtctccacatgccgaaatgtccttgg CCAATGCCAATGAGGACTGCCAGTGGTATGTGGACAAAAATGGGACCTGGCACAATGGCTTCAACTGCCCACTCATCACTTTCTGCTGTGGAAACTGCCACCATCGGTACTGCTGTCTGGATAGGATGAAGATGATCACAGAAAGTGGACAGAAACGCTGCATGCTCTTTCATCTTAG TCCCTCCACTATAGCAGGTATTGCCTCGTCCATCCTACTCTTTGTGGCTGCCATTGCCACCATGGTTTGTTGCTTTATGTGCTCTTGCTGCTACCTATATCAGCGGCACAGGCAACATGGGAGGACATCTTATGATT CCCAGCAGATTCCTATGGCCAGCTACCCCATGGGGCCCATGTATGATGCTTATGGTAAACCTATTGGAAATTTTGAGTACTCTGGATATGCAGTGGCACCTCAGTATCCTGGTATGCCTCAGCAGTGTCCCAGCTTCCATCAGATGCCATACCCTCCATGTCTTCCTGCCAATCCAGGGCCCAGTCATGGAGGTAAAAGACAAAAAGTgaaaactgaatatgaatactttatttggaatgaacagataatgtgttctaaacagatacagataaacATACAAATAGGAGGCACACTATAA
- the shisa4 gene encoding protein shisa-4 isoform X1 — translation MPLSAALVPLLYMVLSAWQANANEDCQWYVDKNGTWHNGFNCPLITFCCGNCHHRYCCLDRMKMITESGQKRCMLFHLSPSTIAGIASSILLFVAAIATMVCCFMCSCCYLYQRHRQHGRTSYDSQQIPMASYPMGPMYDAYGKPIGNFEYSGYAVAPQYPGMPQQCPSFHQMPYPPCLPANPGPSHGGKRQKVKTEYEYFIWNEQIMCSKQIQINIQIGGTL, via the exons CCAATGCCAATGAGGACTGCCAGTGGTATGTGGACAAAAATGGGACCTGGCACAATGGCTTCAACTGCCCACTCATCACTTTCTGCTGTGGAAACTGCCACCATCGGTACTGCTGTCTGGATAGGATGAAGATGATCACAGAAAGTGGACAGAAACGCTGCATGCTCTTTCATCTTAG TCCCTCCACTATAGCAGGTATTGCCTCGTCCATCCTACTCTTTGTGGCTGCCATTGCCACCATGGTTTGTTGCTTTATGTGCTCTTGCTGCTACCTATATCAGCGGCACAGGCAACATGGGAGGACATCTTATGATT CCCAGCAGATTCCTATGGCCAGCTACCCCATGGGGCCCATGTATGATGCTTATGGTAAACCTATTGGAAATTTTGAGTACTCTGGATATGCAGTGGCACCTCAGTATCCTGGTATGCCTCAGCAGTGTCCCAGCTTCCATCAGATGCCATACCCTCCATGTCTTCCTGCCAATCCAGGGCCCAGTCATGGAGGTAAAAGACAAAAAGTgaaaactgaatatgaatactttatttggaatgaacagataatgtgttctaaacagatacagataaacATACAAATAGGAGGCACACTATAA
- the shisa4 gene encoding protein shisa-4 isoform X3 yields the protein MPLSAALVPLLYMVLSAWQANANEDCQWYVDKNGTWHNGFNCPLITFCCGNCHHRYCCLDRMKMITESGQKRCMLFHLSPSTIAGIASSILLFVAAIATMVCCFMCSCCYLYQRHRQHGRTSYDSQQIPMASYPMGPMYDAYGKPIGNFEYSGYAVAPQYPGMPQQCPSFHQMPYPPCLPANPGPSHGAPPPYTAS from the exons CCAATGCCAATGAGGACTGCCAGTGGTATGTGGACAAAAATGGGACCTGGCACAATGGCTTCAACTGCCCACTCATCACTTTCTGCTGTGGAAACTGCCACCATCGGTACTGCTGTCTGGATAGGATGAAGATGATCACAGAAAGTGGACAGAAACGCTGCATGCTCTTTCATCTTAG TCCCTCCACTATAGCAGGTATTGCCTCGTCCATCCTACTCTTTGTGGCTGCCATTGCCACCATGGTTTGTTGCTTTATGTGCTCTTGCTGCTACCTATATCAGCGGCACAGGCAACATGGGAGGACATCTTATGATT CCCAGCAGATTCCTATGGCCAGCTACCCCATGGGGCCCATGTATGATGCTTATGGTAAACCTATTGGAAATTTTGAGTACTCTGGATATGCAGTGGCACCTCAGTATCCTGGTATGCCTCAGCAGTGTCCCAGCTTCCATCAGATGCCATACCCTCCATGTCTTCCTGCCAATCCAGGGCCCAGTCATGGAG CACCACCACCATATACTGCTTCATAG